In Deinococcus radiophilus, a single window of DNA contains:
- a CDS encoding replication initiator protein A, whose protein sequence is MSKKSVMVPLTSLAPDMGHDELNVGQLSLISAQSRVPGNYTSWSRTYQAGERTVKVTCTALTGEVVPHGLDNDVMVAIINLYVEQGCSANGIVRTTLYRLLSVAGLPVSAHYYREVRQSLRRLQSTNYQIEQGWWSRGKERYVDASFNYLWKVVVVQEERDNAASVLEIRLPDEVAQSIREGYVKPLDLDVYHRLNSPPVRAIYRTLDALRWELGTPKEMVSVGLLDWGERLSIYSTEPDKIRRVLQPAHEELCQNGILSRVEMEGRGKAQILNYHFTQPNVGPDPELLRELTSRGMYPAVAGKYLTEHPDPAAVMRALKKFDAYPGHRQNPGALLRDMLLYPEQYGNGLEEEPAPIAKTALLRVSAKQVEEEAAQALTDELYALTDERLLKRLESHLSFSGLRPFLSAQDLHDLKTRAAAGELPLIDMIQYISQRLTAPPEDTAAEFKVKFLGS, encoded by the coding sequence ATGAGTAAAAAATCGGTGATGGTACCCCTGACCAGTCTGGCCCCAGATATGGGACACGACGAACTCAATGTCGGCCAACTGTCCCTGATCAGTGCGCAGTCCCGGGTCCCTGGAAACTACACCTCCTGGTCGCGCACCTATCAGGCCGGCGAACGCACAGTCAAGGTGACCTGCACGGCGCTTACCGGGGAAGTGGTTCCGCATGGACTCGACAACGACGTCATGGTGGCCATCATCAACCTCTACGTGGAACAGGGCTGCTCAGCGAACGGCATCGTCCGGACAACTTTGTACCGTCTCCTGAGTGTGGCCGGCCTACCGGTGAGCGCGCACTATTACCGGGAAGTCCGTCAAAGCCTTAGACGGCTGCAGAGCACCAATTATCAAATCGAACAGGGTTGGTGGTCACGCGGTAAAGAGCGCTATGTCGACGCCTCGTTCAACTATCTGTGGAAAGTCGTAGTGGTTCAGGAGGAGCGCGACAACGCGGCCAGCGTCCTGGAGATCCGCCTGCCTGACGAGGTGGCACAGAGCATCCGGGAAGGCTACGTCAAACCCCTAGACTTGGACGTCTACCACCGGCTCAACAGTCCGCCCGTGCGCGCCATCTACCGCACCCTGGATGCCCTGCGCTGGGAACTCGGGACACCCAAAGAGATGGTCAGCGTCGGGCTGCTCGATTGGGGAGAGCGGCTCAGCATCTATAGCACCGAACCGGACAAGATCCGCCGAGTACTGCAACCGGCCCATGAGGAACTCTGTCAAAACGGCATTCTCAGCCGGGTGGAGATGGAAGGCCGCGGAAAAGCTCAGATCCTGAACTACCACTTTACGCAGCCCAATGTCGGCCCTGACCCGGAGCTGCTGCGGGAACTCACCTCGCGGGGCATGTACCCGGCAGTCGCGGGAAAGTACCTTACCGAACATCCAGATCCTGCAGCCGTGATGCGCGCACTGAAGAAATTCGACGCCTACCCAGGGCATCGGCAAAACCCCGGGGCACTCCTGAGGGACATGCTGCTGTATCCGGAACAGTATGGCAACGGCCTGGAAGAAGAGCCGGCACCGATTGCGAAAACTGCACTGCTCCGGGTTTCTGCAAAGCAAGTGGAAGAAGAAGCGGCTCAGGCCCTGACTGACGAACTGTATGCACTCACCGACGAACGTCTACTGAAGAGGCTAGAGAGCCACCTGTCGTTTTCTGGTCTACGGCCTTTCCTCTCAGCACAGGACCTCCACGACCTGAAGACGAGAGCAGCGGCAGGCGAGCTGCCTTTGATCGACATGATCCAATACATCTCGCAGCGCCTGACGGCTCCGCCAGAAGACACCGCTGCAGAGTTCAAGGTCAAATTCCTGGGCTCGTAA